GTAGGGGAAGCATGTTATGAAATATCTTGCTCCAGGAGTAAAATGAGTTTACGTTTAGTGTCCTCCATAGATGCTGAATAGGTTGTATGACAGAAGCCATACAGATAATGCAAAGAAACCTGCACTGAACAGAGAAGTGGAGTTGTGCAACATTTGCACCATCTGCAGAACAACACATCATGGGGAGCAAGATGAAAACCTTAAAACCTTGCTTCTGGAAGCAAGACATCTTAAGCTAACATTGTCTTAACTGTGAAcaggagaaatatatatatatatatatatagaatgagagagaaagtggggggggagtggtgaaCATAgacactgatttcttcttcttctctcttgtgCTTTCTTGGGGGTcttgtttccttttcctttttagaCTCATCCAAGGTGTACTTTAAATTTGAATAAGTTTTTAATGCTTCTGCAGTGATATGTATTGGGTGTGTACATATACTGTTTACTGAGcatcggcagtcctcaggggctgctgggcgggagagaaaagcctcgggcggaggcacgttgtccgcctcccgccccaccccaccccccggcccccctcgccccgcctctcgtctgcctggccctcgggctggcggaagtggccggaagccccccgtacctccaaaactcaaggaggggagggttgcggccacggcgggatcgggaggggccgaggtggtggatattccgacccggtcggaatccgaaaaatttatgtcaaaaaacaaatactccatcctggcggaccttgagccaccgcaagtggaggagcagggggtagcgatggaataggctgctgctttatttttttttttaaaaacctttttaatggcagtgatccactggaatatccggggattctatgccaacttccaggaactccagctgctttgtcatgctttgaaaccttcagtgctggcactgcaggagactctgcaaagagatggcaaggttttatctctctctggttttaactccgtttttaaacccgctcaaccgaagcaagaggggttgacgggaggtgtcgctctttttattcgaaagtcccttttatacagtacagttcttttaagcacccctttacaggcggtggcagtcagagtcacgctcgagaaaaccatcactgtctgctctctctaccttcccccttccgtccgtgttctgaggcaggacctcatgaacctggtcgaccagctcccacgtccgtttttactgttgggcgacttgaacagacactccccgctctggggaagtgagatgacatcagcccgaggtcttctcttagaaaaccttctctctgacatggacttgtgctgtcttaacgacaagtctcccacttacctgcatctgtcctctggaaagctctcgtgtttagatctgtcggtctgcgatccatcgttggccctggactacgagtggaaagtgcacgacgatctgcacgggagtgaccactttcctgtcgtcctccgccccacagatggagaaggtgactctctgcctgaccgcctgtactacgacaaagcagactggagtttttttaccaccaagataagagcggagctgcaggaagaaacagtattgaaaagcaaggaccctgctgacgctctgactcggatcgttttagattgcgccaaagcagcagtcccatcgtctacctccaagcctcaggtccctagaacgccctggttcaacgtggaatgtcgggaggcccgcaagtctcggaagagagcgcagcgacgcgtctttcggagaccggagtccgatagcgttcgaacccatcaacagctgagggcgaaagccaggtatgtttttaaaaagagccagaggaagtcatggagagatttctgctcttccttaacctccaacacacccaagaagaaagtgtggagggttttaaaaagaattaagggcaaaaacgcatgcccgaccttccaccatcttaaaccttcagacgctctggtcacagagaagaaagcagttgccaatttgcttgcctccacaatagaacagaactcgagatctgctaacaaatctgctcgctttcttaaaaccaaaaacctgtcagaaaaaacaccatgtaacttcttttccgacaacacagagaattacaaccttcctttcacaatgaacgaacttaaatctgcccttcagacctgtacggattcctgtccaggaatggacgaggtccattataaactcctaaagcaccttccccaaacctgtctggacactctgcttaaagtttataaccacatctgggtcacaggcttctttccaccctcctggcggaaagccctcataatcccactgccgaaaccgggaaaagacccctcgaacccctccaactaccgcccaattgcactgaccagctgcgtctgcaaactgatggagaagatggtcaacggtagactgatgtggaaactagagaccgacggccttctggtgaaagaacagtgcggtttccgcaagcatcgctctaccgttgaccatctggttcgtctggaaaccacgataagaaatgctttcgtcaacaaacaacatgtggtggccatattttttgacctggagaaagcttacgataccacgtggaaatttggtattctttccgacttgcacaagctcggcttccgaggacacctgcctcagtttatccacaattttttacaagacagacaattccaggtgagagtcggcaccaccctgtccgacattcacgagcaggagctgggtgtcccgcaggggagcatcctgtcgccggctctgttcagcatcaaaattaatgacatcgttcaatccgttcagaaaggatcggacagctcgctgttcgtggatgattttgccttatatgcaaccggcagcacgtacgccagcatccagcgacggcttcagctctgcgtcaacaaaatccagtgttgggcagaggagaatggcttcacattttcgtcctccaaaactgaatgcatccattttcataattttcgccaattctatcaggaccctgaaatccgtctgggaacatccaccatcccggcggtcaaggaagccagatttctaggggtcgtcttcgatcagaagctgaattttctcagccacattaaacagctgaaaatatcttgcctaaaagccctgaacatcatccgagttgtggcacacacgaactggggtgctgataagaggactctcttgcacctctacagagccctggtccggtccaaactggattatggaagtgttgtatacggctcggccagaccgtcctacctgaaactgttggaccctgtacaccaccaagggctccgtctcagcttaggtgctttccgcaccacccctgtgcacagcctgtacgcagaggcgggggaaccgcctctttccaaccgcagactgaagctgaccctgaactattatttgaaattgtttttggaacctacaaaccctgcttacgacgctgtattcaacaaccctttcgataagaaatttacagacaacccaaactgcatacctcctctcggactccgcattcagccgcacttggaaaatgccgatctggatgtcggtggcatctcagatttctctaagttccctgacagccccccgtggacctttacaacacctgaggtccgattcgatctggcctcgtaccgtaaggacaccaccagttctctggcctacagaacctacttttcggaactgtgccacaaattccccacttttcaaggcatcttcactgacagttccaagtcagaggacggagtcgccgcatctgcgttctgtcccgcctttcctgaccggccctcaacggaacacatcctgtctgacagctcagtatacaccgcggaactgaccgcactggtcctggggttaaaaatggttctctcttccaaacagaagagattcatgatcttttccgactccttatcagccctggaggcgatcgcctgcaggaatatcactcatcccaaactgctggaattttatgaaacttttactctcgcaacgaagaaaggatacgaggttgtgttggcctgggttcccggacatgttggcattcgtggtaacgaaagggcggacctgctggccaggaacgctgtaaagaaagaattgtccagatccttggtaccctatacagacatgaagcggaaggtcaatacttacgttaaggatctttggcaagagaagtggaacacccagacggacaacaagctcttccagatccgtccggacctaaaagagaccctcccttcgggggtgaagaacagaaaggaggaatctgtgctgtgcagactgcgtacggggcacactttttttactcattcttacttgttgaagggggaggaggcccctcgatgcgttccctgtgacgagcctctcactgtgaaacacgtgctccttgactgttgggatctgcatgacgttagacgcagacattacacggcggtttctttgaagactttgtttcgtgatgtccctccgtgggcgctgatggacttcttaaaagaagtgaacctttttaaccagatttgaaggttttaaactatggaagttttttttttaactttggagtggaaagtttgaagtggtgactcgttttaattggttgggtttttttagccttgtagtagtaattgacgcggcgatagccttgagatggccttagtggtcggcgaggctctaagcaccataatttcatttcatttcgtttactGAGCATACCATAAgcttctgcttgttgttgctctttgtgtTTGCAATGTCATTGCTTGTgtttgagaataaaatcatgttttaACCAACAGGAGGAGCATCCACACAGCTAGAAACACTAATATTTTGTTCACTAACCTATGTTGTCTCTATTTGTAAATTCAATCACGAACCTTTTTCCAGGTTCCAAACCCTACAGTTGCAGTGTGTGCTCCATGCGGTTCAGTGACCCATCCAGTCGCCGCCGCCATGAGAAGGAGCATGAGGGCATGAAAGCCTACACCTGTCACCTGTGTTCTGAAGGTTTTAAACGAGCAAGTCAGTTGCGAGCACATTTGTATCGCCGGCATGGTGGCTTAAAAGAGGGAGTCGAGTTTCAGATCCAGGAGGGAACACAGCCTGTGAGCTACCGCATAGAGCTCCATGATCCTCAGGCTGACAGCTCAGATGCTGCCTCAGGCAAAATGATTGATTTGTCCACATTTGACCAGAAGAAAATTATCAGCATTATTCAGAACCTGAATCGCAACATGGTAGTGCAGGAAGTGGAGGTTTGTGGAGAAACAGTGGACTCCAGTGGGTCTTCCCATGTAAGTGTGGTGGCCAGTGACAGTGCCCAGCCAGCAGACATGGAGCACATGGTGCTGCCTGTGGAGGTGGTCAGTGCTGTGGAGAAAGGCAGTGAAGTCAGTAGTGCTGCCATGGATGTTGGGGAAACAGAAACAGGGCACATTGTGCAGGACTTGGGCTCCACATTCCAGATTCTACAGGGTGTGGGAGGTAAAGGAGAGGTGGATGGTCAGCCTGTTTATGAGGTGCattaccacccaccccctccttcacaaCCCTCCTCCTCTGCAGTCACCACCATGCCTTCACAACCCACCACAGCAGCTTCCACCTCTGACAGTTCACCCACACCTGAGGGGACAGAAACATCCTGTGCTGTGGATGACACTTCTCCCCCTTCATCTAGTGCAAGGAACACCTCCAGTGTTGTGCTTCCCTCCACAGCTGTCTGCTTGAACAGTGACTTTGTCAGTAAGCCTGACTTTGGCAGTCAGGACTACTATGACTGGCTGTCCAGCTTCACAGAAGTGTGCAAGGTGCTGTCAGTGCCACTGGAGGTGGAGCTGTTCCAGAAGATCAGCCAGGTTCACAAATCTCTGTCAGATTTCATGGCCTCCCCATCTGGAGTCATTGCTGACAAAGAAAACTTTAAGATTCTAATGAGTATCTCTGTGGAATTAGGTCATATTCAGAACGAACACTTGAAGTGCATGTTTCATAATCTGTGAGAAGGAAATTAACCAACTTAAATGAACAATTATAAAGAATTATCCATTAACCTTTCTGTCACACGCAGCTTTTCATTCAAAAGTTCTGGCCAACTCTCTCACTTCACCTTCACCAAAACAAAATCCCAAAATAAACATATATAGAAATTTACTTCAAATAtttacaacacaaacaacaaacatattACAATAAGATGAGGGTATTTCAGagcagttcaacacacacacacacacacacacacacacacacacagaaatctttaACTTTCCTTTTCCGCAGAAGAAAACAAATCATGCACACAAAACTATTTCCCCTTCTGTTGCCTCCTTGAATGTCAGTTTTATTATACTCAACTTAGAGCAGGGGGAAGTGGTGTCACCACTGCCTTATTGGTACCATACAGTCCCATTTGTCCAGGTAAGTTAACTGTCCAGAGTTGTAGATCTTGGGGGAATGATGTCCACAATGATGCTggagttcccccccaccccaagttTGGTGATGGGGCAGGGCCACTCGTGTAGTGGAATGATGTCTGGTTTCTACAAAGGGAGAATGGAATCCCCTAGTGACAAAGCCTAAAATCTGCACGTTTGTTTCTACCAAATAATGGACAAAAATCCTGGTCTTATGATTCCACTGCTTCACACTGTCtcggggggtggaagaggaatcACAATAGTACTACATTATTCTGTCATACGCAATGACTCATTCACCccccctttcacccaccaggTTACAAGTAAAACAATCTGAACAAATTTTACTGAACTGTATTCCACACCCCTCATTCTATGCTTTTTTTACAAAATAGTAAACTCAGCTAAAATATTGAGTATTCCGGTTTAACTGTAATTCAAAGCAATTAGAATTACCCGAAGTAATTCATAAACACACTGAAATCAATCTCCCAAGCAAATTAATACTTCACTATTATTTCCACAATTCAGAAGTGGAAGAAAATTAGTATACAGAGAACAAGAACCAAATATTGTAGTCAAATACCATGTAACAGTTTCACATAAACTGGTAGCGTTTCAGACCAAAAAAATAACAATCTACGACAAAAATGTGAGTCTAACACATGTAACATCAGATAGTAAAAATTCAGGTAACAAACATGTGGACAGCAAAACTTACTACACATCCTATTCTGGCGGAAAGAGCCTGCCGGTCGATAAGAACGCTATTGATGCCTTCAACACTACCTGCTGCTGAACCTGAAGCTGACCCTGGCTGCTTCAGGTGCAACAGAGGCACAGCGCGATGTGCTGCTTGTAGACACCACCTGGTGGAATCCTGCACCTTCAGAAGCTTACAAACAGAAGAGTCATTTAACATCGGGCAGAGACTCAACTGTGACAGCAGgaaaataataatattgatatatGTTCTGTTCTGCGATATCTGTGCACACAAGCAATACGTGGGTCAGACCCAGAATTCTCTCTGTGAAAGAATATACCAGCATAGGTCTGACATAGGTTTGAACAATTCAGCAAAGTGAACGTGGGTCACCATGCACTTCCACAAGCCAGGCCACATGCAGGACAACATAAAGGTCATGGCCATTGAAGAAGTACATCTAAAGAATAAACAAGCAAGGCTCAAGAGGGAACAGTTCTGGATGGCGAAACTGAGGACAGTCCACCCTTTTGGTCTAAACACACTACAACTGGATATctgaacaacaactactactactacaacgacgacgacaatgactatgactactactaccaccactacaactaccacaactactaccacttccatgactattacagcaacaacaaccactactacgacgatgacgacaacgatgaccgctacaaatactactgattgtgggtgtggaggtgacgcTGGTGCTGATTATGGTGATAGATGTCCAACTATTCTagttcattcagttgtttattttcttttcttttatcttatttatttatttatttttacatttttttcagcaATTAATCATAGATGAAAAATTCTacactttccctttctttcccctcatcagtacttttgttagatgcctctctttttgtaatacagcccattgttctcaacaatttgattgtttataattgtaacccccccacccccctccccctacacacacacacacccctcctttttttctttttttcttatttatttatctgtttgtttattccttttttttctttttttttcttgttattttttaattaatttattcattttttaatctttttattttttaaattctattattattattattatcatcatcatcattcttaatcttcttttgattattccccccacccacccccacccccaccccctttctttctttctttctttattttaaatatctatttattttctttatttattttttatttttcattgatttttatttcatttttcttattattgttattatttatcattttatttctcaACTGTTGATCGAGCTATTCAGTAAGTTtggttttaaggaacttattttttgacagtagaagaaaatagacaaatgcaattctttaggctctgggcgaaacctggcgttgtgaaattgcatcacaacatgtacgtcatggcatgcttgcgtcataatagctgcataagagtgaccctggtaacatgtaacatcccttgaggaaggaatgtGATctttccgaaaatttggaatatttgacagattgatgtgtttgttttcttttttcttttctctctctctctctctctctctagatatatatatatattctggttGATATATAGCAGTAATACTACAAATTGAGAGAGAAATTTGCCTATGTAATGacactaaatgaatgaataaatacctcAACGGGCTATGAACTctggccaaaataccggctgggCATCACCAGTCTCTTGTGACAACCTGTGTGTTGTCAAACAACAAATTTCAGTCTTCATGAACAGCCTTCTGGGACCCCACACTAACTTTGTTGTTGTCCTGGCCAAGTCTCTAGATTCACTGTCCAACTAAACCAGCTCTACCCACAAAGAAACCTTCATAGCTCACCAAATCAGAAA
The sequence above is a segment of the Babylonia areolata isolate BAREFJ2019XMU chromosome 19, ASM4173473v1, whole genome shotgun sequence genome. Coding sequences within it:
- the LOC143293811 gene encoding uncharacterized protein LOC143293811 isoform X1; this translates as MEAACTSGDVLAVQDDSGQLTTISTEPAAVVNSEPTSSSTKNIATDPQSLTGEQMNSTMTQPVLRQNELTEEMEVSEAGSSKEMNEEVLPESILYIKNEVSIQANDYEIERATGILPARKRFIPLKYRDFRSTDDIDRDDDRDSDYEPEPLNQFKEPKTKRGRGRPRKYPEGKSDNGKQSEEKKPLMARTVNGYKCLTCNHVFSQKGNFKVHLLTHTNERPWQCDIDNCEKGFRTKESLRRHKLSHMGIKPFECTECKKKFCSAFSLQEHMSLHNDERPYTCSHCQRNFRQISCLRRHLLTHSTEMPHSCDVCNRRFSQAVYLRSHMKVHTGEKPFCCDQCNKCFAHASDLTRHKIIHSGSKPYSCSVCSMRFSDPSSRRRHEKEHEGMKAYTCHLCSEGFKRASQLRAHLYRRHGGLKEGVEFQIQEGTQPVSYRIELHDPQADSSDAASGKMIDLSTFDQKKIISIIQNLNRNMVVQEVEVCGETVDSSGSSHVSVVASDSAQPADMEHMVLPVEVVSAVEKGSEVSSAAMDVGETETGHIVQDLGSTFQILQGVGGKGEVDGQPVYEVHYHPPPPSQPSSSAVTTMPSQPTTAASTSDSSPTPEGTETSCAVDDTSPPSSSARNTSSVVLPSTAVCLNSDFVSKPDFGSQDYYDWLSSFTEVCKVLSVPLEVELFQKISQVHKSLSDFMASPSGVIADKENFKILMSISVELGHIQNEHLKCMFHNL
- the LOC143293811 gene encoding uncharacterized protein LOC143293811 isoform X2 yields the protein MYLNFAAVQDDSGQLTTISTEPAAVVNSEPTSSSTKNIATDPQSLTGEQMNSTMTQPVLRQNELTEEMEVSEAGSSKEMNEEVLPESILYIKNEVSIQANDYEIERATGILPARKRFIPLKYRDFRSTDDIDRDDDRDSDYEPEPLNQFKEPKTKRGRGRPRKYPEGKSDNGKQSEEKKPLMARTVNGYKCLTCNHVFSQKGNFKVHLLTHTNERPWQCDIDNCEKGFRTKESLRRHKLSHMGIKPFECTECKKKFCSAFSLQEHMSLHNDERPYTCSHCQRNFRQISCLRRHLLTHSTEMPHSCDVCNRRFSQAVYLRSHMKVHTGEKPFCCDQCNKCFAHASDLTRHKIIHSGSKPYSCSVCSMRFSDPSSRRRHEKEHEGMKAYTCHLCSEGFKRASQLRAHLYRRHGGLKEGVEFQIQEGTQPVSYRIELHDPQADSSDAASGKMIDLSTFDQKKIISIIQNLNRNMVVQEVEVCGETVDSSGSSHVSVVASDSAQPADMEHMVLPVEVVSAVEKGSEVSSAAMDVGETETGHIVQDLGSTFQILQGVGGKGEVDGQPVYEVHYHPPPPSQPSSSAVTTMPSQPTTAASTSDSSPTPEGTETSCAVDDTSPPSSSARNTSSVVLPSTAVCLNSDFVSKPDFGSQDYYDWLSSFTEVCKVLSVPLEVELFQKISQVHKSLSDFMASPSGVIADKENFKILMSISVELGHIQNEHLKCMFHNL